The following proteins are co-located in the Nonlabens ponticola genome:
- the yihA gene encoding ribosome biogenesis GTP-binding protein YihA/YsxC, giving the protein MKINTAEFVISNQDVSKCPKNRIPEYAFIGRSNVGKSSLINMLADHKNLAKTSGRPGKTQLINHFLINKEWYLVDLPGYGYARVSKSNKKKFQKFITNYFEQREQLVSAFVLVDIRHEPQPIDMEFMEYLGVNGIPFSIIFTKADKLKPNAIDRNVEVYKNILLESIWEEIPPYFITSSSHKTGRDEVLNYIQSINENMNQ; this is encoded by the coding sequence ATGAAAATCAACACGGCAGAGTTTGTTATATCCAATCAGGACGTATCAAAATGCCCTAAGAACCGTATACCTGAATATGCCTTTATAGGTAGATCCAATGTGGGTAAATCTTCCTTGATCAATATGCTGGCAGACCATAAAAATCTAGCCAAAACATCTGGAAGACCTGGAAAAACACAACTCATTAATCACTTCTTGATCAACAAGGAATGGTATCTGGTAGATCTACCAGGTTATGGATATGCACGAGTTTCAAAGTCAAATAAGAAGAAGTTCCAGAAATTCATTACGAATTATTTTGAGCAACGCGAGCAACTGGTAAGTGCATTTGTTCTTGTCGATATACGCCACGAGCCACAGCCTATTGACATGGAGTTCATGGAATACCTTGGTGTTAATGGCATACCATTCAGTATTATATTTACTAAGGCTGATAAGTTGAAACCTAATGCAATAGATCGTAATGTAGAGGTCTACAAGAACATTTTGCTAGAAAGCATCTGGGAAGAGATACCACCTTACTTTATAACAAGCTCCAGCCATAAAACGGGTCGCGATGAGGTGCTTAACTACATCCAATCGATTAATGAGAACATGAATCAGTGA
- the mraY gene encoding phospho-N-acetylmuramoyl-pentapeptide-transferase produces MLYYLFDYLESEFQFPGASLFGFITFRAAIAFVLSLGFSTIYGKRIIKYLQRMQIGETVRDLGLEGQAQKAGTPTMGGIIIILATLVPVLLFAQLDNIYVIMLIVTTVWMGLIGFTDDYIKIFQKDKGGLHGKFKVLGQVVLGCIIGATMYFHPGVTIKEEITNPKSGQELITQNSPREFEPAEQSTKTTIPFVKGNEFDYASLLTWIDPSLAKWAWLIFIPVVIVIVTGVSNGANLTDGIDGLAAGTSSIVVLTLALFAWISGNIVFSDYLNVMYIPNSGEMVVFTAAFAGALVGFLWYNTFPAQVFMGDTGSLTIGGIIAVLAIATRKELLIPILCGIFFMENLSVIMQVSWFKYTRKKYGEGRRIFLMSPLHHHYQKRGFHESKIVVRFWIVGILLAILTVITLKLR; encoded by the coding sequence ATGCTGTATTACCTATTTGATTATTTAGAAAGCGAGTTCCAGTTTCCTGGTGCTTCCCTATTTGGGTTTATCACCTTTAGGGCTGCGATTGCATTTGTGCTATCGCTAGGATTTTCTACGATTTACGGTAAGCGCATCATCAAGTATTTGCAACGCATGCAGATAGGTGAAACGGTAAGAGATCTAGGTCTTGAAGGACAGGCTCAAAAGGCCGGTACGCCTACCATGGGTGGTATCATAATTATTCTCGCGACGCTAGTTCCAGTATTGCTGTTTGCACAATTGGACAATATCTATGTCATCATGTTGATCGTCACAACTGTTTGGATGGGATTGATAGGTTTTACAGATGATTATATCAAGATATTCCAGAAGGATAAAGGCGGCCTGCATGGTAAATTCAAGGTCTTGGGTCAGGTGGTTTTGGGATGCATCATTGGTGCCACCATGTATTTTCATCCAGGTGTCACCATCAAAGAAGAAATTACTAACCCTAAAAGCGGTCAAGAGCTCATCACACAAAATTCACCTAGAGAATTTGAGCCAGCGGAACAATCTACCAAAACAACCATTCCTTTTGTCAAGGGAAATGAGTTTGACTATGCGTCATTGCTCACGTGGATCGATCCATCGCTAGCAAAATGGGCCTGGCTCATATTTATTCCAGTCGTCATTGTAATTGTAACAGGCGTTTCAAACGGCGCAAATCTTACTGATGGTATTGACGGTCTTGCCGCAGGAACAAGTTCTATTGTAGTATTGACACTAGCGCTATTTGCATGGATATCTGGTAACATCGTGTTTTCTGATTATCTCAATGTCATGTACATACCCAACTCTGGTGAGATGGTGGTTTTTACTGCTGCTTTTGCTGGTGCGCTGGTAGGATTTTTATGGTACAACACATTTCCTGCACAAGTATTTATGGGTGATACCGGCAGTTTGACCATAGGTGGTATCATTGCCGTACTTGCTATTGCAACGCGCAAGGAACTACTTATTCCTATCCTGTGCGGAATCTTTTTTATGGAAAATCTATCTGTGATCATGCAGGTAAGTTGGTTCAAATACACAAGAAAAAAATACGGAGAAGGTCGACGTATTTTCCTCATGTCACCGCTACATCACCATTATCAAAAACGAGGTTTTCACGAGAGTAAAATTGTCGTTCGCTTTTGGATTGTTGGAATTCTACTCGCAATTCTCACCGTCATAACCCTAAAATTACGCTAG
- the nadE gene encoding NAD(+) synthase, producing the protein MKVDLVAQAIAKWLKDYADNAGVKGYVVGVSGGIDSAVTSSLCALTGLDVLCVEMPIHQHKDHVTRAQEHIKQLKARFDNVRDVRSDLTPVFDSFIAAMPESEMNDLVALTQGNTRARLRMTTLYYHAGINGLLVAGTGNKVEDFGVGFYTKYGDGGVDVSPIADLLKSQVYKLGKYLQVPESIMTAAPSDGLYGAEKTDEDQIGASYDELEWAMKQVDKDKTVDAFKGREREVLNIYLTLNRRNQHKMKPIPVWEFPTQLQ; encoded by the coding sequence ATGAAGGTAGATCTAGTAGCACAGGCTATTGCAAAATGGCTTAAAGATTATGCTGATAACGCAGGCGTCAAAGGATATGTTGTTGGAGTAAGCGGTGGTATTGATAGCGCGGTGACCTCATCTCTTTGCGCACTAACAGGGCTGGATGTCTTGTGCGTTGAGATGCCTATACATCAGCATAAAGATCATGTAACGCGTGCGCAGGAACATATCAAACAACTCAAAGCGCGATTTGACAACGTGCGTGACGTGCGCAGTGACCTTACACCAGTATTTGACAGTTTTATAGCTGCCATGCCTGAGAGTGAGATGAATGACCTGGTGGCACTAACCCAAGGAAACACGAGAGCACGATTAAGAATGACTACACTTTATTATCACGCAGGGATCAATGGACTATTAGTCGCAGGTACGGGAAATAAAGTAGAAGATTTTGGTGTAGGATTTTACACCAAATACGGTGATGGTGGCGTCGATGTAAGTCCCATTGCCGATTTATTAAAAAGTCAAGTATATAAATTAGGGAAATATTTACAGGTTCCTGAAAGCATCATGACTGCAGCTCCCAGCGACGGACTTTATGGTGCAGAAAAAACCGATGAAGACCAGATAGGCGCGAGTTATGATGAGCTTGAATGGGCTATGAAACAAGTAGATAAGGATAAAACTGTAGATGCTTTTAAAGGACGTGAAAGAGAAGTCTTAAACATATATTTAACGTTGAATAGACGTAACCAGCACAAGATGAAACCTATACCTGTTTGGGAATTTCCAACTCAATTACAATAA
- a CDS encoding FtsL-like putative cell division protein — translation MANRFTNILRGSFLTNDDALKNWKFMLFSAMLALIMIYSGHSLERKSHYISQLNEEVNELRSQYVEGQRELMFLQMESTIASNLKPTGIKPPSSPPQKITVKSQQDGND, via the coding sequence ATGGCAAATCGATTCACAAACATATTGCGCGGTAGTTTCCTTACCAACGATGATGCGCTCAAGAACTGGAAGTTCATGCTGTTTTCAGCAATGCTAGCACTCATCATGATCTACAGCGGGCACTCGCTAGAAAGAAAATCACATTACATCTCACAACTCAACGAGGAAGTAAATGAGTTGCGCAGTCAATATGTAGAAGGTCAGCGCGAGCTTATGTTTTTGCAAATGGAATCCACAATTGCTAGTAATCTCAAGCCTACTGGTATCAAGCCGCCTAGCAGTCCACCACAAAAGATCACCGTTAAATCACAGCAAGATGGCAACGACTGA
- a CDS encoding alpha/beta fold hydrolase — MAQELIKDGKFEYYSKGEGTPIIILHGLMGGLSNFQGVIDFFPEKGYQVIAPSLPLYTMPLVKTSVGTFAKHIKKFIDHLGLEDVILLGNSLGGHIGLVTTKLYPEKIKALVITGSSGLYESAMGESYPKRGDYEYIKKKSEDVFYDPAVATKEIVDEVFGVVNDRKKLIKTLAIAKSAIRHNMSKDLPNMTTPTCIIWGKQDGVTPPDVAIEFDEKLPDSKLYWIDKCGHAAMMEHPDEFNEVLYSWLQERQF; from the coding sequence ATGGCTCAAGAATTAATAAAGGATGGTAAGTTTGAGTATTACTCAAAAGGAGAAGGAACTCCTATCATCATTTTACATGGTCTCATGGGCGGCTTGAGTAATTTTCAAGGCGTTATTGATTTCTTTCCAGAAAAAGGCTATCAGGTCATTGCGCCATCTTTACCACTTTACACCATGCCTCTGGTTAAAACTAGCGTAGGCACGTTTGCAAAACACATCAAGAAATTCATTGACCATCTAGGGTTGGAAGATGTCATTCTTTTAGGCAATTCGCTAGGCGGACACATTGGTTTAGTGACTACAAAACTGTATCCAGAAAAAATCAAAGCACTCGTTATTACTGGAAGTTCTGGTTTGTATGAAAGTGCTATGGGCGAGAGCTACCCTAAACGTGGTGACTATGAGTATATCAAGAAGAAGAGTGAAGATGTATTTTATGATCCTGCGGTAGCGACTAAGGAAATTGTAGATGAGGTTTTTGGAGTGGTGAACGATCGTAAAAAATTGATTAAAACCTTGGCCATTGCAAAAAGCGCCATACGCCACAACATGTCAAAGGACTTGCCTAACATGACTACGCCTACCTGTATCATTTGGGGAAAGCAGGATGGCGTAACGCCACCAGATGTTGCCATTGAGTTTGATGAAAAGCTACCTGACAGCAAACTGTACTGGATTGATAAGTGCGGCCACGCAGCGATGATGGAGCATCCAGACGAGTTCAACGAGGTGCTGTATAGCTGGTTGCAAGAGCGACAATTCTAG
- the gldB gene encoding gliding motility lipoprotein GldB has protein sequence MINKMLRVFVVLAFAKALSSCTSSSKQEAEISNIPLQVEFIKFHQEFDNLKPAELPTFQSEYPVFFPASVPDSIWLAKLQGRDTIHNLLMNAVNEADFKYDQLQDEVEDVMRHVKYYFPEFKETNVVTVLTEVDDDLNVVATPQYLIIGIDNYLGSDHELYAGISRYKTARMNPENIVPDVAMEYAQLFVPPAQGRTFLDQMIYHGKLLYLQEQFAPTTAASYRLGYSQEKYDFAVNSEEQVWRYFIDNDVLYSTDQQLQARFMAPGPFSKFYLEIDNQTPGAIARFIGYKIVSAYMDNNVIQLEDLISVPATTLFNDSKYKPAR, from the coding sequence ATGATTAACAAGATGCTAAGGGTTTTTGTAGTGTTAGCTTTCGCGAAAGCGTTATCCTCATGCACATCTTCAAGCAAACAAGAAGCCGAGATATCAAATATCCCATTGCAAGTTGAGTTTATCAAATTTCATCAAGAGTTTGACAATTTAAAACCCGCAGAATTACCAACTTTTCAAAGTGAGTATCCGGTTTTTTTTCCTGCATCAGTTCCCGATAGCATCTGGCTAGCAAAACTTCAAGGTCGCGACACCATCCACAATCTACTCATGAATGCCGTGAATGAGGCCGATTTTAAATACGATCAACTACAGGATGAGGTAGAAGATGTGATGCGCCATGTCAAGTATTACTTTCCAGAATTTAAAGAGACTAATGTCGTCACTGTCTTGACTGAAGTTGATGACGATCTTAATGTAGTAGCCACGCCGCAATATCTTATCATAGGTATCGATAACTATCTGGGCAGCGACCATGAACTTTATGCTGGTATAAGTAGGTACAAAACTGCTCGCATGAATCCCGAGAATATCGTACCTGATGTTGCCATGGAGTATGCACAACTATTTGTGCCACCAGCTCAAGGCCGCACATTTCTAGACCAGATGATTTATCACGGTAAGTTGCTGTACCTGCAGGAACAATTTGCGCCAACTACGGCAGCTTCATATCGATTGGGATATTCTCAAGAGAAATATGATTTTGCGGTCAATAGCGAGGAACAAGTGTGGCGATACTTCATTGATAATGATGTGTTGTACAGCACCGACCAACAGTTACAAGCTAGATTTATGGCACCTGGACCTTTTTCTAAATTTTATCTAGAAATAGATAACCAGACTCCAGGTGCGATTGCACGATTCATAGGTTACAAGATCGTATCAGCTTATATGGATAACAACGTTATACAGCTAGAAGATTTAATTAGTGTGCCAGCAACGACTTTATTCAACGATTCAAAATATAAACCAGCAAGATAG
- a CDS encoding penicillin-binding protein codes for MATTDKKILSRIYVVSIFFGIMGLAIAAQIARIQFVEGDEYRAKAEQRIFRTQVVDANRGNLYDANGQLLATSISKYDIRFDAVAPSDKDFNAGVDKLSSQLSRKLNKPKSFYLKKFRRARATNSRYLKIASDVGYSDLMEIKSFALFNRGAYRGGLIVEPHVVREYPLGKMAERLVGYDEPGKAGVGLEGAYSTFLKGENGSRLVQKISGNQWKPIDNVNEIEPQDGLDVYSTIDVNMQDVAHHALLEQLEYFEADHGTAVVMEVATGEIKALSNLGRASSGKYYEKRNYALWESHEPGSTFKLMSVIAALEDKVVDTSTVFDTQGGKISYYGRNVRDSKYGGYGKISVAKAFEVSSNTALVQMIQDNYSSGPERYVDRLYSMNLHKKLELPIIGEGRPFIPHPDDQSWSGLSLPWMGFGYGVQLTPLQTLTFYNAVANDGVMVKPRLIKEVRSKGKTIEQYDREILNPSICSQETIDKVKVMMENVVRRGTADNLYSKDFSMAGKTGTCQTEYWKSSGNYIASFAGYFPADKPLYSCIVVIHKPDVKKGYYGNIVAGPVFKKIAQKIYASNPQSNEVAIPQSQPEPVIENINAYYTSVQKEHKTFPDVTGMDAMDAITILENLGARVIIKGKGKVKGQSIKAGLPISKSQQIILTLS; via the coding sequence ATGGCAACGACTGATAAAAAAATACTGAGCCGTATCTATGTCGTGAGCATCTTTTTTGGCATCATGGGTCTAGCCATTGCCGCTCAAATTGCACGTATACAATTCGTAGAAGGTGATGAATACCGCGCCAAAGCCGAGCAACGCATATTCCGCACGCAGGTAGTAGACGCTAATCGTGGTAATCTATACGATGCAAACGGTCAGCTACTTGCAACCTCTATTTCAAAATACGACATCAGGTTTGATGCGGTGGCACCTAGCGATAAAGACTTTAACGCAGGTGTGGACAAGTTGTCTAGTCAGCTTTCGCGAAAGCTAAATAAACCAAAATCATTTTACCTCAAGAAATTCCGTAGGGCGAGAGCCACCAATTCTAGGTATCTCAAGATCGCCAGCGATGTAGGCTACTCTGATCTTATGGAGATCAAGAGTTTTGCGCTATTTAATCGCGGTGCCTATCGTGGTGGATTGATTGTAGAACCGCATGTGGTGAGAGAATATCCGTTAGGAAAAATGGCCGAACGCCTCGTAGGCTATGACGAGCCAGGCAAAGCCGGTGTAGGTCTAGAAGGTGCGTATTCAACATTTTTAAAAGGTGAAAATGGATCTAGACTCGTCCAGAAAATCTCGGGAAACCAGTGGAAACCCATTGATAATGTGAATGAGATTGAGCCTCAAGATGGGCTGGATGTTTACAGTACGATCGACGTCAACATGCAGGATGTAGCGCATCATGCATTACTTGAGCAACTAGAATATTTTGAGGCAGATCATGGGACAGCCGTCGTTATGGAAGTCGCCACTGGTGAGATCAAAGCACTCTCAAATCTAGGTCGTGCATCAAGTGGAAAGTATTATGAAAAGCGCAATTACGCTTTATGGGAATCGCACGAGCCTGGTTCTACTTTCAAATTAATGAGCGTCATCGCAGCATTAGAAGACAAGGTTGTCGATACAAGTACAGTGTTTGATACACAAGGTGGTAAAATATCTTATTACGGTCGCAATGTGCGTGACTCCAAATATGGTGGTTATGGCAAAATAAGCGTTGCCAAAGCTTTTGAAGTATCCTCAAATACTGCACTCGTTCAAATGATACAGGATAACTATTCCAGTGGTCCAGAACGTTATGTGGATCGCTTGTATAGTATGAATCTGCACAAAAAATTAGAGTTACCTATTATAGGAGAAGGCAGGCCATTTATACCACATCCAGATGATCAATCGTGGAGCGGTTTGTCACTGCCATGGATGGGCTTTGGTTACGGTGTTCAATTAACGCCTTTGCAAACCTTGACTTTTTATAATGCGGTCGCTAACGATGGTGTCATGGTAAAGCCTAGATTGATAAAAGAGGTTCGTTCAAAAGGAAAAACTATTGAGCAATACGATCGCGAGATTTTGAACCCGTCAATCTGTAGTCAGGAGACAATTGATAAGGTAAAGGTCATGATGGAGAATGTCGTGCGTCGCGGTACGGCAGACAATCTGTATTCTAAAGATTTCTCGATGGCTGGTAAAACAGGAACCTGTCAAACAGAATATTGGAAAAGTTCTGGAAATTACATCGCATCTTTTGCTGGCTACTTTCCAGCAGATAAACCTTTATATAGCTGCATTGTGGTGATACATAAACCAGACGTAAAAAAAGGTTATTACGGTAATATCGTTGCTGGACCAGTATTTAAGAAGATTGCCCAGAAAATTTATGCCAGCAATCCACAATCCAATGAGGTTGCTATTCCACAATCTCAGCCAGAACCAGTAATTGAGAACATCAACGCCTACTACACCAGCGTACAGAAAGAACACAAAACATTTCCCGATGTCACAGGAATGGATGCGATGGATGCGATCACGATTCTGGAGAATTTGGGAGCTAGAGTAATCATAAAAGGTAAAGGAAAAGTAAAGGGTCAAAGCATTAAAGCTGGTCTTCCTATATCTAAATCCCAACAAATAATATTGACGTTGTCATGA
- the mraZ gene encoding division/cell wall cluster transcriptional repressor MraZ: MTNFIGTYECKADAKGRFMMPAAIKKQLLPMIEQGFVMRRSVFQPCIELYPMEEWNLVMAKMGKLNRFKQKNNDFIRRFTAGAKVVEIDSNGRLLIPKDLIEKAGISKELTISSAINIIEIWDKDKYEKAIDDASVDFADLAQEVMGDDTTDLLS; the protein is encoded by the coding sequence ATGACCAATTTCATAGGAACATACGAGTGCAAGGCAGATGCCAAGGGTCGCTTCATGATGCCTGCTGCTATCAAGAAGCAATTGCTTCCTATGATAGAGCAAGGATTTGTCATGAGACGCAGTGTCTTCCAGCCGTGTATTGAATTATATCCTATGGAAGAATGGAATCTTGTCATGGCCAAAATGGGTAAGCTCAACCGCTTTAAGCAAAAGAATAATGACTTTATACGTCGATTTACAGCTGGCGCCAAAGTGGTCGAGATTGATTCTAACGGCCGTCTGCTTATCCCAAAAGATCTAATTGAAAAAGCTGGTATCTCAAAGGAGCTCACCATCTCGAGCGCGATCAATATCATCGAGATATGGGATAAGGATAAATATGAAAAAGCGATTGACGATGCATCAGTAGATTTTGCAGACCTCGCACAAGAAGTAATGGGTGATGACACAACAGACCTCTTATCATAA
- a CDS encoding UDP-N-acetylmuramoyl-L-alanyl-D-glutamate--2,6-diaminopimelate ligase, whose product MMQLKDILYKVSLEKVIGSTDVSIENIHFDSRSVAGNDVFVALTGVQMDGHEYIDKAIENGATAVIVENLPVTQINKVTYVVVDNSHKALALMAANFYDNPSADLKLIGVTGTNGKTTTTSLLYQLFKNCGYKTGLISTVEILIDEVVVPTKHTTPDPLTINKHLASMRDAGVDYCFMEVSSHGISQERVTGLHFAGGIFTNLSHDHLDYHNSFKEYRDVKKRFFDELATCAFAIYNKDDKNGPVMVQNTKARKLGYALKTYTDYQGNILENQFGGLLLKVNGQELWTKMIGEFNAYNVLAIYACAVELGLEELEVLETISKLDGVSGRFQYFTTKAQNITAIIDYAHTPDALKNVLQTINAIRTKNAQLITVVGCGGDRDTSKRPIMADIATSLSNKVILTSDNPRTEDPEAILKDMEAGVQPQNFQKSMTIVNREQAIKTAANIANKNDIILIAGKGHETYQEINGVRHDFDDRKKITTILNQLEK is encoded by the coding sequence ATGATGCAGCTCAAGGACATATTATATAAGGTTAGCCTAGAAAAAGTGATCGGCTCTACAGATGTTTCCATCGAGAATATTCATTTTGACTCAAGATCTGTTGCTGGCAATGATGTATTCGTTGCTTTGACAGGTGTTCAAATGGATGGCCATGAGTATATCGACAAGGCTATTGAAAATGGAGCTACAGCAGTGATTGTCGAGAATCTGCCCGTAACTCAAATTAATAAAGTTACTTATGTCGTTGTAGATAATTCACACAAGGCTTTGGCTCTGATGGCTGCAAACTTTTATGACAATCCATCAGCTGATTTGAAACTGATAGGCGTTACTGGAACCAACGGTAAGACCACTACCACAAGTTTGCTATACCAGCTATTCAAAAATTGTGGTTATAAAACTGGCTTGATCAGTACTGTGGAGATATTAATCGATGAGGTAGTAGTTCCTACAAAGCATACCACACCAGATCCATTGACGATCAATAAGCATCTAGCCAGCATGAGAGACGCTGGTGTGGATTACTGTTTTATGGAAGTAAGTAGCCATGGGATTTCTCAAGAGCGTGTCACAGGTCTACATTTTGCAGGCGGTATTTTCACAAATCTTTCTCACGACCATCTCGATTATCATAACTCCTTTAAAGAATACCGCGATGTCAAAAAGCGTTTTTTTGACGAGTTGGCTACATGTGCTTTTGCTATCTATAATAAGGATGATAAGAATGGACCAGTCATGGTACAAAATACGAAGGCCAGAAAACTAGGTTATGCCTTAAAAACCTATACAGATTATCAGGGAAATATTCTAGAAAATCAATTTGGTGGATTGCTGCTTAAAGTCAACGGTCAGGAATTGTGGACTAAAATGATAGGCGAGTTCAACGCTTATAATGTGTTAGCGATTTATGCATGTGCCGTTGAATTAGGATTGGAAGAACTAGAGGTGCTAGAAACCATTTCAAAGCTCGATGGGGTTTCAGGTAGATTCCAATATTTCACTACAAAGGCGCAGAATATCACCGCTATAATTGACTATGCACACACGCCAGATGCGCTCAAGAATGTATTGCAGACTATAAATGCCATACGTACTAAAAATGCGCAATTGATCACCGTAGTAGGCTGCGGTGGCGATCGTGATACATCAAAGAGGCCTATCATGGCAGATATTGCAACCAGCTTGAGCAATAAAGTCATCCTAACCAGTGACAATCCACGTACAGAAGATCCTGAAGCCATCTTAAAAGACATGGAAGCTGGCGTCCAGCCACAAAACTTCCAGAAATCAATGACTATTGTCAATAGAGAACAAGCCATTAAAACGGCGGCAAACATCGCAAACAAAAACGACATCATACTCATCGCTGGAAAAGGCCATGAAACCTATCAGGAGATAAATGGCGTGCGTCACGATTTTGACGACCGCAAGAAGATTACCACCATACTCAACCAACTAGAAAAGTAA
- the rsmH gene encoding 16S rRNA (cytosine(1402)-N(4))-methyltransferase RsmH, translating into MTQQTSYHNPVLLQESIDGLDIKPDGVYVDVTFGGGGHSREILNRLGDDGKLYAFDQDPDAQANAIDDPRFELIPQNFQYLKRFLRLYGVKKVDGILADLGVSSHQFNEPSRGFSTRFDSRLDMRMDQKAAVDAVQIVNDYSVEDLQRIFKHYGELRNAPRIAREITKAREEQAILTVADLRKVCAPLVPARIENKQMAQIFQAIRIEVNKEMEALYAFLQQSREVLKTGGRLSVISYHSLEDRPVKRFIRNGLFEGEPEKDVFGRVEVPFKKVGGLIVPSQEELKENSRARSAKLRIATKIEED; encoded by the coding sequence ATGACACAACAGACCTCTTATCATAATCCTGTTTTATTACAGGAATCCATTGATGGACTCGATATAAAACCCGATGGTGTTTATGTCGATGTCACCTTTGGTGGTGGTGGTCATTCTCGCGAGATACTCAATAGATTAGGCGATGACGGCAAATTATATGCCTTTGATCAAGATCCTGATGCGCAGGCAAATGCTATTGATGATCCACGCTTTGAACTCATACCTCAAAATTTTCAATACCTCAAGCGGTTTCTTAGACTTTACGGAGTCAAAAAAGTGGATGGGATTCTAGCAGATCTTGGTGTGAGTTCACACCAGTTCAATGAACCTAGCCGTGGTTTTTCAACACGATTTGATTCTCGACTAGATATGCGCATGGATCAAAAAGCTGCTGTAGATGCTGTACAGATAGTCAATGATTATTCTGTCGAGGATTTACAGCGCATATTCAAGCATTATGGAGAGTTGCGCAATGCGCCGCGCATTGCAAGAGAAATTACCAAAGCCAGAGAAGAGCAAGCTATTTTGACCGTTGCCGATTTGCGAAAAGTCTGTGCGCCGCTAGTACCTGCGCGTATTGAGAATAAACAGATGGCGCAAATCTTTCAAGCCATACGTATAGAGGTCAATAAAGAAATGGAGGCGCTTTATGCATTTCTCCAGCAATCTCGCGAGGTGCTTAAAACTGGCGGTAGATTGAGCGTGATATCCTATCATTCTCTAGAGGATAGGCCAGTTAAGAGATTTATACGCAATGGTCTTTTTGAAGGTGAACCAGAGAAAGATGTTTTCGGTCGGGTTGAGGTGCCTTTTAAAAAAGTTGGTGGACTCATTGTGCCATCTCAAGAAGAGCTAAAAGAGAATAGCCGTGCTCGCAGTGCAAAACTGCGCATCGCTACAAAAATCGAGGAAGACTAG
- the gldC gene encoding gliding motility protein GldC, translating to MSKKSKRSEIRIGIELDENRVPENIVWSAPDGGVDTAVSKAMMVSMWDSVEKESFRIDLWTKDMPVDEMRVFFHQTLVSMADTYHRATNDEKMRDTMLDFCDYFAEKLDLKKDS from the coding sequence ATGAGTAAGAAGAGCAAAAGATCAGAGATACGTATAGGAATTGAGCTGGATGAGAATCGAGTTCCCGAGAACATCGTGTGGAGCGCGCCAGATGGTGGCGTGGATACTGCCGTTTCAAAAGCCATGATGGTATCCATGTGGGATAGCGTCGAGAAAGAGAGCTTCCGTATTGATTTATGGACAAAGGATATGCCTGTTGACGAGATGCGTGTCTTCTTTCACCAGACACTGGTAAGCATGGCAGATACCTATCATCGAGCAACCAACGATGAGAAGATGCGTGATACGATGCTTGACTTTTGCGACTACTTTGCAGAGAAGCTGGATCTTAAGAAGGATTCCTAA
- a CDS encoding DUF3820 family protein, which produces MLDPKSLVELAWYKMPYGKYKGQFLSDIPEPYYIWYRRKGFPDGKLGRYLQTVCDMKVEGIEYLLKDIRKNTINDH; this is translated from the coding sequence GTGCTAGATCCAAAGTCGCTTGTTGAACTTGCATGGTACAAGATGCCTTATGGCAAATACAAAGGACAGTTCTTGAGCGATATTCCAGAGCCTTATTATATCTGGTATCGCCGCAAGGGATTTCCTGATGGTAAGCTAGGTAGATATCTTCAAACCGTTTGCGATATGAAAGTTGAAGGTATCGAGTACTTATTAAAGGATATAAGAAAGAATACCATCAACGATCACTGA